The following nucleotide sequence is from Labilibaculum sp. DW002.
CATGAGACGCAGAAAATGCACTCGCCTCCGGAATCTCTCCCCACTCTTCCTGATGTGGAATAAATCCGTTCTCCAAAAAGCTTTTCACATCCATTTTCCCGGCGCCAAGCGGTCGGTTTTCCCAGCCTAATTCATTCGCTAATGCTGCTTTAAATGCTAAATCGGTATCGTAATTTCTGATACCACAATTGTATGCAGAGGCGATTATGAGTCCGACATAATTGGTTCCAACACCAGAAACATATCGGCTATTTGCTAAGCCATCGCTAAACCAACCTGTATCTTTGTACACTTGCAAATGTGTCTGCACAAAGTCATTGTAATATTCAGGCCAAGCCAAGGTCCAAAGTTGTGTTAGATTCCAAAAAGCTCCCCAAACCGCATCGGTATTGTAGAAATTAAATTGTGGCGTTCCATCTTCGTTTAACGGAAGTTGCCCAATGGTGCCGTCATTTTTTGGGTAAGTTCCGTTTACATCATTAGCCAATCCTCTTCCTAATAATGCATGATACAAACCTGTGTAGAACTTAACTTTATCAGTTTCAGATTCTCCTTTAATAAGAATCTTGTTTAATTCGGTATTCCAGATATGATTTGCATCTTCTTTAGCTTCTGCAAAAGCTTTCCCTTCAGCCATTAAGTTTTCACGGGCATTCTCAACGGATGTGTAAGATAGAGCCAATTGAACTTCGATTGTTTCCGCTTCCTGTGTTGTAAATGAAAAATAGAAACCTGCTCCTTTTCCAGATATTTCAGATTGATTCGCAATAATTGAATCACCTCGAAACACGCCAAATTCAGTCATTTCTTTGTTCAATTTGGCAACAAAATACATGTTTACAGTTGAGCCCTTCTGATACTTTTTTACATATTCTGGTGCTGTTTCTACCCATCCTTCCACAGTATACTCATCAATTCGTTTTACTTCTGCATCAACAACTTTACCACTTTCACCTTGCTGATTTCCAATATCAAACAACAAATGTGCTTTTTTATTGGCTGGATATGTGTACTGGTGAATTGCTACTCGTTTGGTAGCTGTTAATTCTGCAGTTATATCGTAATCGGCTAAATCGACTTTATAATAACCCGGCTGTGCAATTTCCGATTCTTTCTTGAATCTTGATCGGTAGCCCAAATCAGGATTCTCTAATTTTCCGGGAGTCGTAATCAATTTCCCATTTGTAGGCATTAGCACAATACCACCCAATTGAAATTCATGAACATTTGCAAATCCTTCAATAGATTCATGTCGATCATCGTAACCAACTGCTTCCCAACCCCAATTGTTTCCATAATGACCATTGGTTGTTGGTGCTGGCTTTGCCATTCCGAATGGAAGAGCAGCTGGTGTGTAAAAAAACCACCGGCTATGTGCTGTTCCAATGTTAGGATCAACATATTTTACCAAATCCTCTTTGGTAGAACATGAACTAACTACTAATAACAACATTAAACCAACAAAACAATTCATTGTTCTAATGTTTGAACATATAGAAAAACACACTTTTACAAAACCTATTACAGTATTCATTATCATATCGTTATCGATTACATGTGTTGTAATTGAGTTTTAACAGATTGCCAAAATTCCTCACCTAACAGTTGTGCTCCTCCAACAAAAGCAGCAGATTCTTGCAAATCTGAATATTCAACTCTTACGTCTAAGCCTTCCTTCTTAAACTGTTCATTCATGGCTCCATCGAACAAATTGGATGCTTTCGAAATATTACCTCCAAAAACCACTGTTTCAACCTTAAATTTCTTTATCCATGGAGAAAGAAGTAGTGCTAACTTCTCACCAAAATCTACAAACAATTCCTTTGCTTGTAAATCTTCTATTGCCAAATCCGCAATTTCCTTTACACCTGTCAATTTTGTTCCCGTACGCTCAAAATATCGATTTAGAAGTCCTCTTGTAGAGAAATAATCATCAGCGATGCCTTTTTCGAAAGGTAGATGCCAAATACATCCATTTTCAGGTACTGTATCCTCAACTATGACCGGAATTCCATCCGACAAGAAAGCAGAGCCTAAACCGGTTCCTAAGGTGATTGCCAAATTTTTTTTAGTGCCACTTAGTTTACCAGAGAAATATTCTCCTATGGCAAAAGCTGTAGCATCATTTATAAAACGAATTGGTACTTCATCCAGTTTCAACAATTGCTGCAATTCTGACTCTACATTCACATTATTCAAGTTCTGAAACTTCCCATTTAATCCAGAGAATAAACCAATACCATTCACGTAATCGAAAGGTCCAGGCATCGCAATACCAATTCCCTCTATCTGTTCTCCGTCAAGCTTACCAATACACGTTTGTAAAAGGCGGGCAAAAGCAGAAACAATTTCCTCCTTGCTAGCTTGGTTATTTAAAGCAGAGTGAGAAAAGCTTTCTTCAAGTAATTTTCTGCTATTCAGATCATAGGCTGCACAACTAATGTGACTTCCTCCAACATCTACTCCAATCGAAATCTTATTATTCATGCTAAACTATCTTGTAATGGTTATTGAATAGGTAAATTTTTCAGCGATGTAAAAACCAATATTGTATTCCAACGGTCTGTTGCCTGGATCGGAAACATAACGCTCACGAACCAAAATTGGATCTCCTTTTTTAATTTGTAGACGATCTGCTGTAATTTTAGATGCTAATTTTGCCTTAATTTCTTCTTTTGAAATAGATGGAACCACATTGTATTGATTCTCCAAAATGCTGTAAAGCGGTTTGGTAAAATCTTCATTCCCTGTCATTCCAATTCTTGGATGAAAATAGCTTTCGAAGAATACAAAAGGTCCATCTTTAAAGCCTCTTAGTCGAGACAAACAAAGAATTTTCTCACCTTCCGGAATATTAAAAAAGCTAGCAATTTTAGCTGATACTTTTACCCATTTAGCTTCAATCAAAAAATTCACAAAATCAACTCCTTGATCAGACATTTCTTGCGTAAAACTTCCCCAACTATCTAAATTTGTAGTAATTCCCTTCTCTGCAACCTTCGTTCCAATTCCTTTCTTGCGGATCAATAATCCTTCGTATTCCAACTTATTAGTTGCTTGGCGTAAAGTATTTCTAGAAATCCCCAAACGTTTCGCCAAATCAACTTCCTTTGGCAAAAATCCACCATTTTTATATTCAGGGAGTTCCATCATTTCTCTTAGCAAGCTCTCTACCTGAGCATGCAAAGGAAGCGGACTGTTATGATCTATCTTTAATTCCATTTTGTACATATGTTTGAACATGTCAAATTTATACAATAAAATTTAATTTCCAATATTATTCTTTTCCCAGAATTTACGACACAAAAAAAGCTCACCCGAAGGTGAGCTTTGCAGCAATTATAAATTGTTTTAATATGGTCTTTTAAACTAGCTTAGTTCGCTAGTGCATTTGCTCCGGACACAATCTCAAGTATTTCATTTGTAATAGCAGCCTGACGAGCTTGATTATAATGCAATTTAAGGTCTTGAATCAAGTCACTAGCATTATCGGTCGCTTTATGCATCGATGTCATTCGAGCGCCGTGTTCTGATGCTATAGAGTCCAATATAGCTCCAAAGAATTGTGTTTTCAGAGATTTAGGAATTAAATTTTCCAAAATCTCTTCCTGATTTGGTTCAAAAATATATTCACTTTGTGTGTCATTATCTTCAGCTGACTGAACAACTGGTAAAAATTGCTCATTGGTTAAGATCTGAACACCAGCATTTTTAAATCGGTTATAAACCAGTTCAACTTTATCATATGTTCCAGCTACAAAATCTTGCATTACAGAAGATGCTATCGCAGAAACATTTTTAAAATTCAACTCATTGTAAACTTCATTATGCTCACCAATCACATTTAAGCTCTTGCGAAGAATTTCATATCCTTGTTTTCCAATGGCTAAAACATGCAGAGAACCTTTCTCATTCTGCTCCTTGTAGACACCTCTCGCAAGTTCGTTAACGCGCTTAAATACATTAGAATTAAAAGCACCACACAAACCTTTATTCGATGTTATAGCAACTAATAAAACTTTATCAGTCTTACGCTCTCCGCCATAAATATTTTCTTCAGAATCGCTTAAACTACCTGATAAACTTCCAAGAATTTCTTGCAATTTATCAGCATAGGGACGAATTTGAACAATTGCATCCTGAGCTTTCTTCAGTTTGGCAGCCGATACCATTTTCATTGCAGCAGTAACCTGTTTGGTTTTCTCTACAGATGATATTCGGGTACGTATTTCCTTTAAATTGGCCATTTACAATATTTTGGGCTCTTGGTAGAAAGCCTTTGGTTTTTAGCTATTAAACTAAAAACCAAGAACAATCAACTTTAAGCTTTTATACTTTATTTATATTTTGCAGAAATTTCAGCAGCAACAGATTTCATAACATCCTGTGCTTCTTGAGTATATTTTCCTGCTCCCAACTCGCTTAAAACATCTTTGTGCTTCAAGTCCATCAAATCAATAAAATCAACTTCAAATTCTTTTACTTTTTCTACAGGAACATCTCTTAAAAGTCCTTGGGAACCACAGTAAAGAATAGCTACTTGCTTATCAACAGTTACTGGAGAATATTGACCTTGCTTAAGAATCTCAACATTTTTAGCACCTTTGTTTAGTACAGATAATGTTGCCGCATCCATATCAGAGCCGAACTTGGCAAAAGCCTCAAGTTCACGATATTGTGCCTGATCAAGTTTCAAAGTACCTGCCACCTTCTTCATCGATTTAATCTGAGCATTACCCCCCACACGCGATACCGAAATACCTACGTTAATAGCCGGACGAATACCTGCATTAAATAAATCTGACTCAAGGAAAATCTGTCCATCTGTAATCGAAATTACATTGGTTGGTATATAAGCGGATACATCACCTGCCTGAGTTTCAATAATTGGAAGTGCAGTTAAAGAACCGCCACCTTTAATAATTGATTCTCCATTCTCATCCTTAGCCTCAACTAAACTTTTTGGTAAATCATTCATCTGACGAGCAATATCGTCAGAATCGATAATTTTTGCCGCACGCTCTAATAATCTTGAGTGAAGGTAAAATACATCACCTGGATATGCCTCACGCCCTGGTGGACGACGAAGTAGTAGAGAAACCTCACGATACGAAACCGCTTGTTTCGATAAATCATCATAAATAATCAAAGCAGGACGACCTGTATCACGGAAAAATTCACCAATAGAAGCCCCTGCAAATGGTGCATAAAATTGGAGTGCAGCAGGATCAGATGCAGTTGCCATCACAATAGTTGTGTAAGCCATTGCGCCATGATCTTCTAATGTTTTAGCAATATTTGCTACCGTAGAACCTTTCTGCCCAATTGCAACATAGATACAATAAACCGGCTCTCCTTTGTCGTAAAATTCCTTCTGGTTGATAATGGTATCAATCGCAATGGCAGTTTTACCTGTCTGACGGTCACCAATAATCAACTCACGCTGTCCACGGCCAATAGGAATCATGGCATCAACCGATTTTAAACCTGTTTGAAGAGGCTCAGTAACTGGCTGACGATACAAAACACCAGGTGCTTTACGTTCCAAAGGCATCTCATAAGTTTTACCTTGTATCTCACCCTTACCATCAACTGGTTCACCAATGGTATTGATCACACGCCCTAACATACCTTCTCCCACATTAATGGAAGCAATACGTTTTGTTCGTTTTACTGTATCTCCTTCTTTAATACCCTGAGATTCGCCAAGCAATACAGCTCCAACATTATCCTCTTCAAGGTTGAGAACGATACCTAGAACTCCGTTCTGAAATTCGATAAGCTCGTTTGATCCAACGTGTGACAAACCGTAAATACGGGCAATTCCATCACCCACTTGTAGTACGGTTCCAACTTCTTCAAGTTGTGCTTCGGTTTTAAGACCTTCTAATTGTTGTTTTAGAATTTCCGAAACTTCAGCAGGTTTAATACTAGCCATATTTATACTATTTAAACAATTTATAGTGCCTTAAGTAATATCAATCTTACTGTGTTTAAAGGAAAATTCCAATAAACACCTTATTTATTGTGATTTGAAAGTAATTCTCTTTTAATTTTATTCAACTGAGTGCTTACACTTGCATCCAATTGTTGATCATCAACACGAAGTACAAAACCACCAATGATATCCTTATCCAGAACTTCTTCTAGCTCTATTTTTGAATCGAAAGCTTTCGACAAAAGAGTACTCAAATTTTCCTTACTACCCTCTTCAATAGTTGTTGCGGAAGTAAGAGTCGCCGATAAAATTCCTTGATCTTTACGACACAAGGCTAAAAAATTTCGAGATATGTCCTTCAAATAAATTTCCCTTCGATTTTTAACAACTAAATCTAAAAAATTTAGGGTAATCGCATTTATTCTATCTCCAAATATTTGCTTCATCGAAGCGCGTTTTTGAGATGTTTTAATGACCGGACTTTCCACCATCAGCCAGAAATCCTTCACTGTATTGCAAAGCTCATCAACAAGCTTCATATCAGTCACAATTGTGTCTAATACGTTCTTTTCTTTTCCTAACTGAAAAAGAGCTTTTGCATATCGAACCGAGATTTTACTTTCGTTCATATCTTCTTAGATATTAGTCCCAAAAAAATTTCAGGATAAGATATGAGATCTGCTTTAACAACTCCCACTCACTCTTTTACTAATTCAACTTTACTTCGTCCATCAACTTTTTGAAATAATCCTTCTGTTGCTGGTCATCAGCAAATTGCTGACGAAGAATTTTCTCTGCAATCTCTACTGAAAGCAAGGCAACCTGTGCTTTAATTTCACCCAGAGCAGCTGATTTTTCACTTTCAATATTGATACGAGCTGATTCAATTACTTTATCCGCCTCAAGCGTTGCTTTTTGCTTAGCTTCACTAACCAAAGTAGCACCCAGCTCTTTTGCTTCTTTTAGCATTCCCTCACGCTCTTTTCTAGCCTCCTGAAGAATTCTTTCGTTGTTGGCTTGTAGTTTAGCCATCTCTTCTTTTGCACTTTCTGCAGAAAGAAGCGCCTCCTTAATAGAATCATTACGCTCTTCAATTGCATCAACAATCGAAGGCCATGCAAATTTCTTCAAAAGAAAAAACACACTTGCAAAAGCAATAAACATCCATATGAAAGTTCCCAATTCGGGAGTTACTAAGCCCATAGTATTCTATATTAATTCACTTAAAGTGATGTTAACTTCAAATAATTACCACAATTTGCCGCAGACAATCTCTTATGGCAAATTGTGGATTATGCTATTACAATACGATAGCTAACAAACAAATGATAATTGCAAATAAAGCAACCCCTTCAATAAGGGCAGCAGCAACAATCATGTTAGAACGAATATCTCCAGCAGCTTCGGGTTGACGGGCGATACTCTCAAGAGCAGATGCACCAATCTTACCAATACCAAAAGCAGCGGCAATAGCAGCAATACCAGCGCCAATAGCAGCACCAAACTTTGCAAGACCTGCAGTTGCAACGGCCTGAAGAATAATTGATAATGTAATCATAGCGTTCTTAGTTAATTGATTAAAAACTATTAAAAGCTCCAATTAAGGAGTAAATAAATTCTTAATGATCTTCTTCTACTGCCATTCCAAAATAAAGAGCAGATAAGAACGTAAATACATAAGCTTGAATTAAGGCAACTAGAAGTTCAAGCACATTCATAAAAATAACGAAGCCTACAGAAATAACAGATGATCCCAGTCCAAGTGTAGAGCTCATTTCTCCAAAAATGAAAATTAAAGAAATGAATGACAATACAATAATGTGCCCCGCAGTGATATTTGCAAAAAGTCGAACCATCAATACAAATGGTTTTGTCATCATACCCATTAGTTCAACCAATGGCATCAAAGGCACAGGATACTTCAACCACCAAGGTACCCCAGGAGTGTTAAAAATATGTTTCCAGTAATTCTTATTCCCATTCACTAAGGTAATAATGAACGTGAACAGAGCAAGTACCATTGTAATAGTAATATTACCGGTTACATTAGCTCCTCCAGGAATAAATGGCATAAGTCCCATAAGATTATTTAACCAGATAAAGAAAAAAATGGTCAACAGGAATGGAACGAATTTTTTATATTTTTTTTCTCCAATTGCGGGTTTTGCAATTTCGTCAACTACAAAAACAATGATCGGTTCAAGCATGGATTGCATCCCTTTAGGTGCTTGTCCTTTTCTTTTGGTGTAGGCTTTCGCTACTGATACAAATACCCATACTAGAATGAACATACTAATGAGCATGGCAACCACATTCTTAGTCATAGAAATATCAAAAGGACGCACTTGCTGTCCATTTACCATTTCGACTACTTTACCTCTGTATTCACCTTCTTTAGCTAATTCAAAACCATTATAAGATGAATGACCGTGATGAAACTTACTCGACATGAAGATATGAAAGCCTGAATGCTGAGAATAAACAATAACAGGTAAATGAGCCTTAAAATGAAAATCACCATATGAGAATACATGCCAATCGTAAGCATCGGCAATATGATCCATTATAAAACTTCCCGGCTCGAACTTTTTCTTTTCATGTGTTTCATGAGAAGTATGTTCTTCATGCTTCTCTTCAGAAGCAAAAGTAGGTACAACAGTACTCACAAGGAAAATAATCAACAGTAAACGGTAAATATGTTTCATACGTAAAAAGACTTACTTTTAATAACTGCCAAACAATTTGGTTTGATATTAAACCCAAGCTATCTATTTTTGGATTTATTTGATCTAATCTGCTTAATGTGTTAATCCAAACCCTATTTGAACTAACAATATTTTCAAGAATGATTACTCATTCACTTATTACTTAAATCATCCAATAAAATATTGGTGATTCTCAATTTTGTCACCCAAATTTAATAAAAAAACTATTGCATGTGACTTTTTATAATCATTTAACATTTCCAGACCTTAAAGTATTAGATAAAGTTACTACATCGTAAGCTGTATATACGATGTAACAAAATCCAAAATACAGGACAAAACTCAATGCATTCGCACGATCCAGCAAGACATAAACAATTACAAAGCTAAGATGTGCGAATAGTTTTATTCCGAACCAAGCCATGTAATTTGTATTGAAAACTCGAGGATTATTCTTAACAGAATTAAGCAATTTGTAATGCTGAAAGGAACTAAGTAGAAAAAAATACAAAATTACAAAAGGAAAAATATAATTAAACCAAGGCTCTAATATCGTCAAATACATCAGAACTGATATTGCCAATAGTACTCCGGATATGATTCCCAGATTTAGAATGTATTTTTTAATTGATTTTTCCATGTTGATATTTAAATATGCTTACTTATTTCTAAGCAAATCTTTTAAAGCAAAATAAAGAGATAAAACAACACCTAAAAAAGCTCCGATTATTGTAAAAAGAGGAAATTCTCGTTCTAAAAATTCATCCAACTTCATTCCTCCGTACAAAACCAAAAGAATAATTATAATCATTTGAAAAGCAAGACCAG
It contains:
- a CDS encoding GH92 family glycosyl hydrolase; its protein translation is MNCFVGLMLLLVVSSCSTKEDLVKYVDPNIGTAHSRWFFYTPAALPFGMAKPAPTTNGHYGNNWGWEAVGYDDRHESIEGFANVHEFQLGGIVLMPTNGKLITTPGKLENPDLGYRSRFKKESEIAQPGYYKVDLADYDITAELTATKRVAIHQYTYPANKKAHLLFDIGNQQGESGKVVDAEVKRIDEYTVEGWVETAPEYVKKYQKGSTVNMYFVAKLNKEMTEFGVFRGDSIIANQSEISGKGAGFYFSFTTQEAETIEVQLALSYTSVENARENLMAEGKAFAEAKEDANHIWNTELNKILIKGESETDKVKFYTGLYHALLGRGLANDVNGTYPKNDGTIGQLPLNEDGTPQFNFYNTDAVWGAFWNLTQLWTLAWPEYYNDFVQTHLQVYKDTGWFSDGLANSRYVSGVGTNYVGLIIASAYNCGIRNYDTDLAFKAALANELGWENRPLGAGKMDVKSFLENGFIPHQEEWGEIPEASAFSASHVLEYSFSAHAVAQFAKQMNKTKEYNQLMKLSGNWENIFDSSIGFIRPKDENGMFISDFDPLEPWRGFQEGNSWQYTFYVPHEPQKLVEKIGNERFNERLDSIFIASRKNGFGGGKEINAFAGVKTIYNHGNQPSLHIPWLYNFSGEPEKTQFWTRTICNEFYGSDPIHGYGYGQDEDQGQLGAWYVMASIGLFDVAGLSGENPSMQIGSPAFDEITIQLNPDYYSGKSIHIKVENNSPERFLVESVKLNGKVLENNSVSFKDLIKGARLEFKKKND
- a CDS encoding ROK family protein; this encodes MNNKISIGVDVGGSHISCAAYDLNSRKLLEESFSHSALNNQASKEEIVSAFARLLQTCIGKLDGEQIEGIGIAMPGPFDYVNGIGLFSGLNGKFQNLNNVNVESELQQLLKLDEVPIRFINDATAFAIGEYFSGKLSGTKKNLAITLGTGLGSAFLSDGIPVIVEDTVPENGCIWHLPFEKGIADDYFSTRGLLNRYFERTGTKLTGVKEIADLAIEDLQAKELFVDFGEKLALLLSPWIKKFKVETVVFGGNISKASNLFDGAMNEQFKKEGLDVRVEYSDLQESAAFVGGAQLLGEEFWQSVKTQLQHM
- a CDS encoding GntR family transcriptional regulator; translated protein: MELKIDHNSPLPLHAQVESLLREMMELPEYKNGGFLPKEVDLAKRLGISRNTLRQATNKLEYEGLLIRKKGIGTKVAEKGITTNLDSWGSFTQEMSDQGVDFVNFLIEAKWVKVSAKIASFFNIPEGEKILCLSRLRGFKDGPFVFFESYFHPRIGMTGNEDFTKPLYSILENQYNVVPSISKEEIKAKLASKITADRLQIKKGDPILVRERYVSDPGNRPLEYNIGFYIAEKFTYSITITR
- the atpG gene encoding ATP synthase F1 subunit gamma; translation: MANLKEIRTRISSVEKTKQVTAAMKMVSAAKLKKAQDAIVQIRPYADKLQEILGSLSGSLSDSEENIYGGERKTDKVLLVAITSNKGLCGAFNSNVFKRVNELARGVYKEQNEKGSLHVLAIGKQGYEILRKSLNVIGEHNEVYNELNFKNVSAIASSVMQDFVAGTYDKVELVYNRFKNAGVQILTNEQFLPVVQSAEDNDTQSEYIFEPNQEEILENLIPKSLKTQFFGAILDSIASEHGARMTSMHKATDNASDLIQDLKLHYNQARQAAITNEILEIVSGANALAN
- the atpA gene encoding F0F1 ATP synthase subunit alpha, whose product is MASIKPAEVSEILKQQLEGLKTEAQLEEVGTVLQVGDGIARIYGLSHVGSNELIEFQNGVLGIVLNLEEDNVGAVLLGESQGIKEGDTVKRTKRIASINVGEGMLGRVINTIGEPVDGKGEIQGKTYEMPLERKAPGVLYRQPVTEPLQTGLKSVDAMIPIGRGQRELIIGDRQTGKTAIAIDTIINQKEFYDKGEPVYCIYVAIGQKGSTVANIAKTLEDHGAMAYTTIVMATASDPAALQFYAPFAGASIGEFFRDTGRPALIIYDDLSKQAVSYREVSLLLRRPPGREAYPGDVFYLHSRLLERAAKIIDSDDIARQMNDLPKSLVEAKDENGESIIKGGGSLTALPIIETQAGDVSAYIPTNVISITDGQIFLESDLFNAGIRPAINVGISVSRVGGNAQIKSMKKVAGTLKLDQAQYRELEAFAKFGSDMDAATLSVLNKGAKNVEILKQGQYSPVTVDKQVAILYCGSQGLLRDVPVEKVKEFEVDFIDLMDLKHKDVLSELGAGKYTQEAQDVMKSVAAEISAKYK
- the atpH gene encoding ATP synthase F1 subunit delta gives rise to the protein MNESKISVRYAKALFQLGKEKNVLDTIVTDMKLVDELCNTVKDFWLMVESPVIKTSQKRASMKQIFGDRINAITLNFLDLVVKNRREIYLKDISRNFLALCRKDQGILSATLTSATTIEEGSKENLSTLLSKAFDSKIELEEVLDKDIIGGFVLRVDDQQLDASVSTQLNKIKRELLSNHNK
- the atpF gene encoding F0F1 ATP synthase subunit B, with the translated sequence MGLVTPELGTFIWMFIAFASVFFLLKKFAWPSIVDAIEERNDSIKEALLSAESAKEEMAKLQANNERILQEARKEREGMLKEAKELGATLVSEAKQKATLEADKVIESARINIESEKSAALGEIKAQVALLSVEIAEKILRQQFADDQQQKDYFKKLMDEVKLN
- the atpE gene encoding ATP synthase F0 subunit C, yielding MITLSIILQAVATAGLAKFGAAIGAGIAAIAAAFGIGKIGASALESIARQPEAAGDIRSNMIVAAALIEGVALFAIIICLLAIVL
- the atpB gene encoding F0F1 ATP synthase subunit A is translated as MKHIYRLLLIIFLVSTVVPTFASEEKHEEHTSHETHEKKKFEPGSFIMDHIADAYDWHVFSYGDFHFKAHLPVIVYSQHSGFHIFMSSKFHHGHSSYNGFELAKEGEYRGKVVEMVNGQQVRPFDISMTKNVVAMLISMFILVWVFVSVAKAYTKRKGQAPKGMQSMLEPIIVFVVDEIAKPAIGEKKYKKFVPFLLTIFFFIWLNNLMGLMPFIPGGANVTGNITITMVLALFTFIITLVNGNKNYWKHIFNTPGVPWWLKYPVPLMPLVELMGMMTKPFVLMVRLFANITAGHIIVLSFISLIFIFGEMSSTLGLGSSVISVGFVIFMNVLELLVALIQAYVFTFLSALYFGMAVEEDH
- a CDS encoding AtpZ/AtpI family protein, which encodes MKKNKKDRIDTFGKRKKQVGSIAKYSGLAFQMIIIILLVLYGGMKLDEFLEREFPLFTIIGAFLGVVLSLYFALKDLLRNK